One region of Palaemon carinicauda isolate YSFRI2023 chromosome 40, ASM3689809v2, whole genome shotgun sequence genomic DNA includes:
- the LOC137631986 gene encoding uncharacterized protein encodes MISLGSMANPSLKYAWRLQPLFPLVLLFIWSGIGIKTSSPEAWIAGGLVHECVKPIPDVSLTTARLLFCAMQAKRFGAVVFFYQSNSGTCGIYNVNKNTTSHASVYTRVPPASALEDSASWKFTNGTDYYIPFDPPSAVDGDEGTFFSAVAGINSPYWLVDMGEVRNVHFVKMLPTWNGDWEFLELRLGMEFETPGNFTSYTLFATFLGPYSGTVDYVYCYSLGVLGRYLSIQKMPPGTDYLSFTEVKVYTSLP; translated from the exons GCCTCGGCAGCATGGCAAACCCTAGCTTGAAATACGCTTGGAGACTCCAACCACTTTTTCCCTTGGTTCTCCTCTTCATTTGGTCTGGAATTGGAATAAAAACATCATCTCCCGAAGCTTGGATAGCGGGTGGGTTGGTTCACGAGTGTGTGAAACCTATCCCTGATGTTTCTCTGACGACGGCTCGTCTCTTGTTCTGCGCTATGCAAGCAAAAAGGTTCGGCGCCGTGGTCTTCTTCTACCAAAGTAACA GTGGCACATGTGGCATTTACAATGTGAACAAGAACACAACGTCTCATGCTTCAGTGTATACCCGAGTACCCCCTGCCAGTGCTCTGGAAGATTCAGCCTCTTGGAAGTTCACTAATGGCACCGATTATTATAT ACCTTTCGATCCACCAAGCGCCGTTGACGGTGATGAGGGAACCTTTTTCTCTGCTGTTGCTGGAATAAACAGTCCCTATTGGTTGGTCGATATGGGAGAAGTCAGAAATGTGCATTTTGTCAAGATGCTCCCTACTTGGAACGGTGATTGGGAATTTTTAGAG CTACGTCTTGGAATGGAGTTTGAGACGCCTGGGAATTTCACGTCCTACACCTTGTTCGCCACCTTCTTAGGACCTTACTCTGGGACCGTTGACTATGTGTACTGTTACTCGCTAGGTGTCCTTGGCCGTTACCTCAGTATCCAGAAAATGCCACCTGGTACCGATTACTTGAGCTTCACTGAGGTGAAAGTGTACACCAGTCTTCCTTGA